A portion of the Avibacterium sp. 20-132 genome contains these proteins:
- the ilvC gene encoding ketol-acid reductoisomerase, which translates to MANYFNTLNLRQQLDQLGRCRFMDREEFSDEANFLKGKKIVIVGCGAQGLNQGLNMRDSGLDISYALRPEAIAEKRASFQRATENGFNVGTYQELIPSADLVINLTPDKQHSKVIADVMGLMKEGAALGYSHGLNIVEVGEQIRPDITVVMVAPKCPGTEVREEYKRGFGVPTLIAVHPENDPKGEGMAIAKAWAAATGGHRAGVLESSFVAEVKSDLMGEQTILCGMLQAGSILCYDKLVADGKDPAYAGKLVQYGWETITEALKQGGITLMMDRLSNSAKLRAFELAEEIKQELDFLFKKHMDDIISGEFSRVMMEDWANGDANLLKWREETGKTAFENAPKAEGIKISEQEYFDNGVLMVAMVKAGVELAFDTMVSAGIFEESAYYESLHELPLIANTIARKRLYEMNVVISDTAEYGNYLFANVAAPILAKTVMQHLQRGDLGEPTPTVEIDNITLRDVNDAIRNHPIELIGQELRGYMTDMKRISSQG; encoded by the coding sequence ATGGCTAATTATTTCAATACATTAAACTTACGCCAACAATTAGATCAATTAGGTCGTTGTCGTTTTATGGATCGCGAAGAATTTTCTGATGAAGCGAATTTCTTAAAAGGTAAGAAAATTGTTATTGTCGGGTGCGGTGCGCAAGGCTTAAACCAAGGGTTAAATATGCGGGATTCTGGTTTAGATATCAGTTATGCGTTACGCCCAGAAGCCATTGCAGAAAAACGTGCGTCTTTCCAACGTGCCACTGAAAATGGGTTTAATGTTGGGACTTATCAAGAACTGATTCCAAGTGCCGATTTAGTCATTAATCTAACGCCTGATAAACAGCATAGTAAAGTGATCGCCGATGTGATGGGATTAATGAAAGAAGGTGCGGCACTAGGGTATTCTCACGGGTTAAACATTGTTGAAGTGGGCGAGCAAATTCGTCCTGACATTACCGTTGTGATGGTTGCACCTAAATGTCCGGGGACGGAAGTGCGTGAAGAATATAAACGTGGTTTTGGTGTACCAACGCTTATTGCCGTTCACCCTGAAAACGATCCAAAAGGTGAAGGTATGGCGATCGCAAAAGCTTGGGCTGCGGCGACAGGTGGACATCGTGCCGGTGTATTAGAATCTTCCTTTGTCGCAGAAGTGAAATCTGACTTAATGGGAGAACAAACCATCCTTTGCGGTATGTTACAAGCGGGGTCAATTCTTTGTTATGACAAATTAGTGGCTGACGGTAAAGATCCTGCTTATGCTGGGAAATTAGTGCAATATGGCTGGGAAACCATCACCGAAGCCTTAAAACAAGGTGGTATCACACTTATGATGGATCGTCTATCCAACAGCGCTAAATTACGTGCCTTTGAACTTGCAGAAGAAATTAAACAAGAGTTGGATTTCTTATTCAAGAAACATATGGACGATATTATCAGCGGTGAATTTTCCCGTGTGATGATGGAAGATTGGGCAAATGGCGATGCTAATCTATTAAAATGGCGTGAAGAAACAGGAAAAACCGCCTTTGAAAATGCACCAAAAGCAGAAGGAATCAAAATCAGCGAACAAGAATATTTTGATAACGGTGTATTAATGGTTGCAATGGTAAAAGCAGGCGTGGAGTTGGCGTTCGATACGATGGTTTCAGCGGGCATCTTTGAAGAATCTGCTTATTATGAATCCTTACACGAATTACCATTAATCGCAAACACCATTGCACGTAAACGCTTATATGAAATGAATGTAGTTATTTCAGATACGGCAGAATATGGAAACTACCTCTTTGCTAATGTTGCAGCACCAATTTTAGCGAAAACAGTAATGCAACATTTACAACGTGGTGATTTGGGTGAACCAACCCCAACCGTAGAAATTGACAATATCACCTTACGTGATGTGAATGATGCAATCCGCAACCACCCAATTGAGTTAATCGGTCAAGAATTGCGTGGTTATATGACAGATATGAAACGCATTTCTTCACAAGGATAA
- a CDS encoding tellurite resistance TerB family protein, whose amino-acid sequence MDFNQILNQVFNVAKDQLGKTMNGNSTADKITKAGGGAAAIGLLSMILGRNGGASLTKLGSLAALGSLAYQAYQQYQQKNSQNSTALSEEIFVDTVEKATSGQLILQTMIAAAAADGAITDEEKQVIITEAGNDPEVYHWLEQQISQPISIAQIAQQVGNDTALASQVYLAARVVCGELDRKEIIFLANLATALNLDDALVEQLEKQAGF is encoded by the coding sequence ATGGATTTTAACCAAATTTTAAATCAAGTATTTAACGTTGCTAAAGATCAACTAGGTAAAACAATGAATGGTAATTCCACCGCTGACAAAATTACTAAAGCGGGCGGCGGTGCTGCAGCAATTGGATTGCTTTCTATGATTTTAGGACGTAATGGTGGGGCAAGTCTGACCAAGTTAGGTTCTCTTGCCGCACTTGGTAGCTTGGCGTATCAGGCTTATCAACAATATCAACAAAAAAATTCGCAAAATTCTACCGCACTTAGCGAAGAAATCTTTGTCGATACCGTAGAAAAGGCGACTTCAGGACAATTAATTTTACAAACAATGATTGCCGCTGCGGCAGCTGATGGTGCTATTACTGATGAGGAAAAACAAGTCATCATTACTGAGGCTGGGAATGATCCCGAGGTGTATCATTGGTTAGAACAACAAATCAGCCAACCGATTTCTATTGCTCAGATCGCTCAACAAGTCGGCAACGATACCGCATTAGCTTCACAAGTCTATTTGGCCGCCCGTGTCGTGTGCGGTGAATTAGATCGTAAAGAAATTATCTTTCTAGCCAATCTTGCCACAGCATTAAATCTTGATGATGCTTTAGTTGAACAATTAGAGAAACAAGCGGGTTTCTAA
- the mazG gene encoding nucleoside triphosphate pyrophosphohydrolase, translated as MNYSIQDFVQLIAKLRDPNGGCPWDLEQTYQTMIPHLLEESYEVVEAIEQQNTDNLREELGDLLLQVVFFSQLAKEDNLFTFDEVINEVAEKILRRHPHVFGEAKAHNEQEALRHWNTIKAQENKNKAYQSILDNIPQSFPALMRAEKLQKRCAKVGFDWDNIQPVIAKVQEELQEVQTELARPQQEQAKIEEEIGDLLFAVVNLSRHLHCCPEEALRKANQKFERRFRQVETRVKQQGKSLQSSTLTELDLLWDDVKKQENC; from the coding sequence ATGAACTATTCTATTCAAGATTTTGTACAACTCATTGCCAAATTGCGTGATCCAAATGGAGGCTGTCCTTGGGATCTTGAACAAACCTATCAAACAATGATCCCCCACTTATTAGAAGAAAGCTATGAAGTGGTGGAAGCAATCGAACAACAAAATACGGACAATTTACGCGAAGAACTCGGCGATTTATTGCTCCAAGTGGTCTTTTTCAGCCAACTTGCCAAAGAAGATAATTTATTCACCTTTGATGAGGTTATCAATGAGGTGGCAGAAAAAATTTTGCGTCGCCATCCACACGTTTTCGGTGAAGCAAAAGCACACAACGAGCAAGAAGCTCTGCGTCATTGGAATACAATCAAAGCACAAGAAAATAAAAATAAAGCCTACCAATCCATTTTGGATAATATTCCCCAATCCTTCCCCGCCTTAATGCGAGCAGAAAAATTACAGAAACGCTGTGCAAAAGTCGGCTTTGATTGGGATAACATCCAACCTGTTATAGCTAAAGTGCAAGAAGAACTGCAAGAGGTACAAACTGAACTTGCTCGTCCACAACAAGAACAAGCAAAAATTGAAGAAGAAATTGGTGATTTACTTTTTGCTGTGGTGAATTTAAGCCGCCATCTGCATTGCTGCCCAGAAGAAGCCTTACGCAAAGCGAATCAAAAATTTGAACGCCGTTTTCGTCAAGTAGAAACGCGTGTCAAACAACAAGGTAAATCGTTGCAAAGCAGCACACTGACAGAACTCGACCTATTGTGGGACGATGTGAAAAAACAAGAAAATTGCTAA
- the uspA gene encoding universal stress protein UspA, translated as MYKHILVAVDLSEESAFLVEKAAGVAKRNEAKLSIIHVDVNFSDLYTGLIDVNMSSMQDRISTETHQALVQLAEQSSYPVSEKLSGSGDLGQVLADAIDKYDVDLLVTGHHQDFWSKLMSSTRQVMNTINVDMLVVPLREE; from the coding sequence ATGTATAAACACATTTTAGTTGCTGTTGATCTTTCTGAAGAAAGTGCATTCTTGGTGGAAAAAGCGGCAGGCGTTGCCAAACGCAATGAGGCGAAGTTATCCATTATCCACGTTGATGTAAACTTCTCTGATCTTTATACGGGGTTAATTGATGTGAATATGTCTTCAATGCAGGATCGTATTTCCACCGAAACCCATCAAGCCTTAGTTCAATTAGCGGAGCAATCTAGCTATCCTGTTTCAGAGAAACTAAGTGGTAGCGGTGATTTAGGGCAGGTTTTAGCGGATGCCATTGATAAATATGATGTGGATTTATTGGTGACAGGTCATCACCAAGATTTTTGGAGTAAATTGATGTCTTCCACTCGTCAAGTGATGAACACAATTAATGTTGATATGTTAGTTGTTCCATTACGCGAAGAATAG
- the alaS gene encoding alanine--tRNA ligase produces the protein MKTTAEIRKSFLDFFHSKGHQIVPSSSLVPENDPTLLFTNAGMNQFKDVFLGLDKRAYTRATTAQRCVRAGGKHNDLENVGYTARHHTFFEMLGNFSFGDYFKQDAITFAWEYLTSSAWLGLPKEKLWVTVYETDDEAYDIWHKQVGVPAERIIRIGDNKGAPYASDNFWQMGDTGPCGPCTEIFYDHGDHIWGGPPGSPEEDGDRYIEIWNIVFMQFNRQADGTMEKLPKPSVDTGMGLERITAVLQHVNSNYDIDIFKVLIAKAAELTGEKDLTNKSLRVIADHIRSCAYLIADGVLPSNEGRGYVLRRIIRRAVRHGHLLGAKDAFFYKLVPTLAEVMAEAGKEIKENQAHIEKILRLEEEQFARTLERGLALLDEALSQVKDNVLSGEVAFKLYDTFGFPLDLTADVCRERNIVIDEAGFEREMEAQRQRAQSASQFGMDYNNVIRVDGSTAFEGYSESESLAKITALFCEGKSVEQISAGQRAVVILENTPFYAESGGQVGDKGRLEGQNVLFNVTDTQKYGQVFGHIGELAEGTLSVGQSVNAVVDVARRKQISLNHSATHLLHAALRQVLGNHVAQKGSLVSDNLLRFDFAQPEAISKAQLFEVEKLVNQQVRANHPIQTDIMDLEAAKAKGAMALFGEKYAEQVRVLTMGDFSIELCGGIHAQYTGEIGLFKIITESAIAAGIRRIEAVTGETAIDWLHQQLGVLNQSADLLKSDVSSLTDKIHQLQDKAKKAEKELQQLKEKAAMQAGSDIAKSAVKINGVSVVLQQLDGIETKSLRVMVDDLKNQLGSAVIAFVSVFDGKVNLVVGVTADLTAKVKAGELVNLMAQQVGGKGGGRPDMAMAGGSQPENAEKALAVCSEWLNSHL, from the coding sequence ATGAAAACAACCGCAGAAATTAGAAAATCATTTCTTGATTTTTTTCATAGTAAAGGGCATCAAATTGTCCCAAGTAGTTCACTGGTTCCAGAAAATGATCCAACATTATTATTCACCAATGCAGGAATGAACCAATTTAAAGATGTATTTCTTGGTTTAGATAAACGCGCTTATACCCGTGCAACCACCGCTCAACGTTGTGTGCGTGCAGGTGGAAAACATAATGATTTAGAAAATGTGGGTTATACCGCGCGCCATCATACGTTTTTTGAAATGTTAGGTAATTTCAGCTTTGGCGATTACTTCAAACAAGATGCGATCACTTTTGCTTGGGAATATTTAACTTCAAGCGCGTGGTTAGGCTTACCAAAAGAAAAACTTTGGGTAACCGTATATGAAACCGATGATGAAGCCTATGATATTTGGCATAAACAAGTAGGCGTACCAGCAGAGCGTATTATTCGTATCGGCGATAACAAAGGCGCACCTTATGCTTCGGATAACTTCTGGCAAATGGGTGATACAGGTCCTTGCGGTCCTTGTACAGAAATTTTCTACGATCACGGTGATCACATTTGGGGAGGTCCACCGGGTTCACCAGAAGAAGATGGCGATCGCTATATTGAAATCTGGAATATCGTATTTATGCAGTTTAACCGCCAAGCAGATGGCACGATGGAAAAATTGCCAAAACCGTCAGTGGATACGGGAATGGGGTTAGAGCGTATTACGGCGGTATTACAACACGTTAATTCCAACTATGATATTGATATTTTCAAAGTATTGATTGCAAAAGCGGCAGAATTAACGGGGGAGAAAGATTTAACTAATAAATCCTTACGTGTCATCGCCGATCACATTCGCTCTTGTGCTTATTTAATTGCAGACGGCGTGTTGCCTTCTAATGAAGGGCGAGGCTATGTGTTACGCCGTATTATTCGCCGAGCAGTGCGCCACGGGCATTTACTTGGTGCGAAAGACGCCTTTTTCTACAAGCTTGTGCCAACTCTTGCAGAAGTAATGGCTGAAGCAGGTAAAGAGATTAAAGAAAATCAAGCACATATTGAAAAAATCTTACGCTTAGAAGAAGAACAATTTGCACGTACCTTAGAGCGTGGCTTAGCGTTATTAGATGAGGCGTTAAGCCAAGTGAAAGATAACGTGCTTTCTGGTGAAGTTGCCTTCAAACTTTATGATACCTTTGGTTTCCCATTGGATCTTACCGCAGATGTGTGCCGTGAACGCAATATCGTGATTGATGAAGCGGGCTTTGAACGTGAAATGGAAGCACAACGCCAACGTGCGCAGTCGGCAAGTCAGTTTGGTATGGATTATAACAACGTTATCCGTGTGGACGGTTCAACGGCGTTTGAAGGTTATAGCGAATCAGAAAGTCTCGCAAAAATCACCGCACTTTTCTGTGAGGGAAAATCTGTAGAACAAATTAGCGCAGGACAACGTGCGGTAGTCATTTTAGAAAATACGCCATTTTATGCAGAATCTGGCGGTCAAGTCGGGGATAAGGGGCGTTTAGAAGGGCAAAATGTCTTATTTAACGTCACAGACACGCAAAAATATGGTCAAGTGTTTGGACATATTGGTGAATTAGCCGAAGGCACGTTAAGTGTTGGACAATCAGTAAATGCCGTGGTGGATGTAGCACGTCGTAAACAAATTTCCTTAAACCACAGTGCCACTCACTTATTACACGCCGCATTACGCCAAGTGTTGGGTAACCACGTTGCACAAAAAGGCTCATTGGTGTCAGACAATTTATTACGCTTTGATTTTGCACAACCTGAAGCCATTTCTAAAGCACAATTGTTTGAAGTGGAAAAATTAGTCAACCAACAAGTGCGTGCGAATCACCCTATTCAAACTGACATTATGGACCTAGAGGCCGCGAAAGCAAAAGGTGCAATGGCATTATTTGGCGAAAAATACGCCGAACAAGTGCGTGTTTTGACAATGGGCGATTTTTCTATTGAACTTTGTGGCGGAATTCACGCCCAATATACAGGTGAAATTGGGTTATTCAAAATCATCACTGAAAGTGCAATTGCGGCAGGAATTCGCCGTATTGAAGCCGTAACGGGAGAAACTGCGATTGATTGGCTTCACCAACAGCTTGGTGTGTTAAATCAAAGTGCAGATTTATTGAAATCTGATGTTTCCTCACTGACGGATAAAATTCACCAATTGCAAGATAAAGCGAAGAAAGCGGAAAAAGAATTGCAGCAATTAAAAGAAAAAGCGGCAATGCAAGCTGGATCGGATATTGCAAAAAGTGCGGTGAAAATTAATGGTGTTTCTGTGGTATTACAGCAACTCGATGGTATAGAAACAAAATCACTGCGTGTGATGGTTGATGATTTAAAAAATCAACTCGGTTCAGCCGTGATTGCCTTTGTTTCTGTCTTTGACGGTAAAGTCAATTTAGTTGTTGGTGTAACAGCGGATTTAACTGCAAAAGTAAAAGCGGGTGAGTTAGTTAATCTAATGGCACAACAAGTAGGCGGTAAAGGCGGCGGTCGTCCAGATATGGCAATGGCTGGTGGCTCACAGCCTGAAAATGCAGAGAAAGCCCTTGCTGTTTGTTCTGAATGGCTAAATTCTCACTTATAA
- the csrA gene encoding carbon storage regulator CsrA: MLILTRKVGESLLIGDEISITILSVRGNQIKVGVNAPKEVSVYREEIYQRIREAKDEQSS, translated from the coding sequence ATGCTAATCTTAACCAGAAAAGTTGGCGAAAGCTTACTCATTGGTGATGAGATTTCTATTACGATATTAAGTGTTCGTGGTAATCAGATTAAAGTTGGTGTGAATGCACCAAAAGAAGTATCTGTCTATCGAGAAGAAATTTACCAACGTATTAGAGAAGCAAAAGATGAGCAATCATCTTAA
- a CDS encoding phosphomannomutase CpsG (capsular polysaccharide biosynthesis protein; catalyzes the formation of D-mannose 6-phosphate from alpha-D-mannose 1-phosphate), which yields MGKLTCFKAYDIRGRLGDELNVDIVYRIGRAFGQFLKPKTIVVGGDVRLTSKELKSAVTNGLLDSGVNVIDLGETGTEEVYFATSFLKADGGIEVTASHNPMDYNGLKLVREGSRPISADTGLADIQRLAEENHFPPVEKRGEYKQLSVLGDYVEHLLSYINLDNLKPMKLVINSGNGAAGHVIDAIEAQFRAKRVPVEFVKVHNNPDGTFPNGIPNPILHENRQDTIDAVLAHNADMGIAFDGDFDRCFLFDEKGHFIEGYYIVGLLGQAFLQKNKGAKIIYDPRLIWNTIKLVEENGGEAVLSKSGHSFIKEKMRAVDAIYGGEMSAHHYFRDFFYCDSGMIPWLLVMELVCTTGKSLGELVNESINTFPSPGEINSKLTDAKAAIDRVRAAYEKDAISVNEIDGISIEYPTWRFNLRTSNTEPVVRLNLETRGDKQLMTEKTEEILALLRQ from the coding sequence ATGGGTAAATTAACTTGTTTTAAAGCGTATGATATTCGTGGTCGTTTAGGCGATGAATTGAATGTGGATATTGTCTATCGCATTGGTCGAGCATTTGGACAGTTTTTAAAGCCTAAAACTATCGTTGTTGGTGGTGATGTGCGTTTAACCAGTAAAGAATTAAAAAGTGCCGTCACAAATGGCTTATTAGATTCTGGTGTGAACGTCATTGATTTGGGTGAAACGGGAACTGAGGAAGTTTACTTCGCCACTTCTTTTCTTAAAGCCGATGGCGGAATTGAAGTTACCGCAAGCCATAATCCAATGGATTATAACGGCTTAAAATTGGTGCGTGAGGGGTCGCGTCCAATTAGTGCGGATACTGGTCTTGCGGATATTCAGCGTTTAGCAGAGGAAAATCATTTTCCACCTGTAGAAAAACGAGGAGAATATAAGCAACTTTCCGTGTTAGGTGATTACGTTGAGCATTTATTGTCTTATATCAATTTAGATAATTTAAAACCAATGAAATTGGTGATTAACTCAGGAAATGGCGCAGCAGGACACGTTATTGATGCGATTGAAGCGCAATTCCGAGCAAAACGTGTGCCAGTGGAATTTGTGAAAGTTCATAATAATCCAGACGGCACATTCCCAAATGGGATTCCAAACCCCATTTTGCACGAAAATCGTCAAGATACTATTGATGCGGTGCTTGCGCATAATGCAGATATGGGGATTGCTTTTGATGGCGACTTTGACCGTTGTTTCTTATTTGATGAAAAAGGCCATTTTATTGAAGGTTACTACATTGTTGGGTTGCTTGGTCAAGCTTTCTTACAAAAAAATAAAGGGGCGAAAATCATTTATGATCCACGCCTGATTTGGAATACCATCAAATTAGTGGAAGAAAATGGCGGTGAGGCAGTATTATCTAAATCTGGCCATTCTTTCATTAAAGAAAAAATGCGTGCTGTTGATGCTATTTATGGTGGGGAAATGAGCGCGCATCACTATTTCCGTGATTTCTTCTATTGCGACAGTGGAATGATCCCTTGGTTACTCGTAATGGAATTAGTTTGTACCACAGGCAAGTCTCTTGGTGAATTAGTGAACGAAAGTATTAATACTTTCCCATCACCGGGAGAAATTAATAGCAAACTGACGGATGCTAAGGCAGCGATTGATCGTGTACGGGCGGCCTATGAAAAAGACGCCATTTCGGTCAATGAAATTGATGGCATTAGTATTGAATATCCTACTTGGCGTTTCAATTTGCGTACCTCAAACACGGAGCCAGTCGTACGCTTAAACCTTGAAACACGAGGTGATAAGCAATTAATGACAGAAAAAACCGAAGAAATTCTGGCGTTATTACGTCAATAA
- the galU gene encoding UTP--glucose-1-phosphate uridylyltransferase GalU yields the protein MKVIIPVAGLGTRMLPATKAIPKEMLTLVDKPLIQYVVNECVAAGIKEIVLVTHSSKNAIENHFDTSFELETMLEKRVKRQLLEEVRSICPKDVTIMHVRQGNAKGLGHAVLCARPVVGDAPFAVVLPDVLLSDFSADQRKENLAAMIKRFKETNASQILVEPVSEQDISSYGIVDCQGVQFNPGESAKIKRIVEKPAVEDAPSNLAVVGRYVFSASIWDLLAKTPIGVGDEIQLTDAIDMLIEKEEVEAFHQTGGNFDCGDKLGYMQAFVEYGVNHPKLGSEFSAYLKQFVKTL from the coding sequence ATGAAAGTCATTATTCCTGTTGCAGGTCTTGGTACGCGAATGTTACCTGCGACAAAAGCCATCCCTAAAGAAATGCTGACGTTAGTGGATAAACCCTTGATCCAATATGTAGTGAATGAGTGTGTCGCAGCGGGGATAAAAGAAATTGTCCTGGTTACCCACTCTTCTAAAAATGCGATTGAAAACCACTTTGACACCTCTTTTGAGCTGGAAACAATGCTGGAAAAACGGGTAAAACGCCAGTTATTAGAAGAAGTCCGTTCCATTTGCCCGAAAGATGTTACCATTATGCACGTTCGTCAAGGTAACGCCAAAGGGTTAGGACACGCCGTATTATGCGCACGTCCAGTGGTAGGGGACGCGCCTTTTGCGGTCGTGTTACCTGATGTGTTATTAAGTGATTTCAGTGCAGATCAACGCAAAGAAAATCTGGCGGCAATGATCAAACGTTTTAAAGAAACCAATGCGAGCCAAATTTTGGTTGAGCCAGTTTCTGAACAGGATATTAGTAGCTATGGTATCGTAGATTGCCAAGGTGTGCAGTTTAACCCGGGTGAAAGTGCAAAGATTAAACGAATCGTAGAAAAACCCGCGGTGGAAGATGCTCCTTCTAATCTAGCTGTGGTGGGACGTTATGTTTTCTCAGCGAGCATTTGGGATTTATTAGCTAAAACCCCTATTGGTGTGGGTGATGAAATTCAATTAACAGATGCTATTGATATGTTAATTGAAAAAGAAGAGGTTGAAGCCTTTCATCAGACTGGGGGGAATTTCGATTGTGGTGATAAATTAGGCTATATGCAAGCTTTTGTGGAATATGGCGTAAATCATCCTAAACTGGGCAGTGAATTTAGTGCTTATTTGAAGCAATTTGTTAAAACGCTTTGA
- the brnQ gene encoding branched-chain amino acid transport system II carrier protein produces MLSGKDVAILGMMIFSLFLGAGNIIFPPMEGYYAGSLWFWGALGFLLTGVLMPFITLIVVTLKGCGEELSLDLPKWAQVAFWTILYLVIGSTFAMPRVTNVAYEMAWQPLNLLSGEYSHIIFVTVFNLIGMSFMLGRSTMISSIGKFMAPALLVLLTIVGFEVVNAPLSDIVEPSQAYKDHSAIATGLIGGYQTMDVLSAMAFGGIVARALAVKGVSNKRAILRYTLTAGAVSVVLLSLLYLCLFYLGATGEQVAQTSTNGGQLFAQYVNALFGREGSWIMSAIVLLANLTTLVGVTSACADYFSKFHPRLNYTFFVVLFTICTIIISETGLNTLLRVTIPALLLIYPIAIMLVVMQLLRHKLGITRTGYNFIMGITALFSVTDSLKNMELLPHFIQNLLAHIPLHQEGLTWLLPTLAMMMLCTLFKTKNVSA; encoded by the coding sequence ATGTTATCTGGAAAAGATGTTGCGATTTTGGGAATGATGATTTTTTCTCTCTTCTTAGGTGCTGGGAATATTATTTTTCCACCAATGGAAGGATATTATGCTGGAAGTCTGTGGTTTTGGGGGGCGTTAGGGTTTCTATTAACAGGCGTACTTATGCCTTTTATTACCTTAATTGTCGTAACCTTAAAAGGCTGTGGGGAAGAACTTTCCCTCGATTTACCTAAGTGGGCTCAGGTGGCGTTCTGGACAATTTTATATTTAGTCATTGGCTCAACCTTTGCAATGCCGAGAGTCACAAATGTTGCTTATGAAATGGCGTGGCAGCCCTTGAATTTATTGTCTGGTGAGTATTCCCATATTATTTTTGTGACGGTATTTAACTTAATCGGAATGAGTTTTATGCTAGGGCGCAGTACAATGATTTCTAGCATTGGGAAATTTATGGCGCCTGCATTACTGGTACTATTAACCATTGTTGGGTTTGAAGTGGTGAATGCACCACTTTCAGATATTGTTGAACCAAGTCAGGCTTATAAAGATCATTCTGCGATTGCAACGGGGTTGATTGGTGGCTATCAAACAATGGACGTGCTTTCCGCAATGGCATTTGGCGGCATTGTCGCACGAGCATTAGCGGTGAAAGGGGTTTCAAATAAACGTGCGATTTTACGTTATACCCTGACGGCGGGCGCTGTCTCAGTGGTGTTATTGAGTTTACTTTACTTATGTCTCTTCTATTTAGGCGCGACGGGTGAACAAGTGGCTCAAACATCAACCAATGGTGGACAACTTTTTGCGCAATATGTGAATGCGTTATTTGGGCGTGAAGGATCTTGGATTATGAGTGCTATCGTACTGTTAGCTAACTTAACAACCCTTGTGGGCGTCACCAGTGCTTGTGCAGATTATTTTTCAAAATTCCATCCTCGTTTAAATTACACCTTCTTCGTGGTGTTATTTACCATTTGTACCATTATTATTTCTGAAACAGGATTGAACACGTTATTACGCGTTACCATTCCAGCATTGTTATTAATTTATCCTATCGCCATTATGCTGGTTGTAATGCAGTTATTACGTCATAAGTTAGGCATTACTCGCACAGGGTACAACTTTATTATGGGGATTACTGCCTTATTTAGCGTAACCGATAGCCTAAAAAATATGGAATTATTACCGCACTTTATTCAGAACCTATTAGCGCATATACCGCTCCATCAGGAAGGCCTAACGTGGTTATTGCCAACCTTAGCAATGATGATGCTCTGCACGCTATTTAAAACAAAAAACGTTTCTGCCTAA
- the trmL gene encoding tRNA (uridine(34)/cytosine(34)/5-carboxymethylaminomethyluridine(34)-2'-O)-methyltransferase TrmL, which produces MLDIVLYEPEIPQNTGNIIRLCANTGFRLHLIEPLGFTWDDKRLRRSGLDYHEFAEIKKHKTFADFLATEQPKRLFAMTTKGRLAHSQVSFQAGDYLMFGPETRGIPMAILDEMPMEQKIRIPMTENSRSMNLSNSVAVAVYEAWRQLNYSGAINFDPE; this is translated from the coding sequence ATGCTAGATATTGTCTTATATGAGCCAGAAATTCCCCAAAATACAGGAAATATTATTCGCCTATGTGCGAACACGGGATTTCGTTTGCATTTAATTGAGCCACTTGGCTTTACTTGGGATGATAAACGTTTGCGCCGTTCTGGCTTGGATTATCATGAATTTGCCGAAATTAAAAAGCACAAAACCTTTGCGGATTTTCTTGCCACAGAACAGCCTAAACGCTTATTTGCAATGACAACCAAAGGGCGTTTAGCACATAGCCAAGTTTCGTTTCAAGCTGGGGATTATTTAATGTTTGGGCCAGAGACCCGTGGTATTCCAATGGCGATTTTAGATGAAATGCCAATGGAACAAAAAATTCGCATTCCAATGACAGAAAATAGTCGCAGTATGAATTTATCTAATTCTGTTGCGGTAGCGGTTTATGAAGCGTGGCGGCAACTTAATTATTCTGGGGCGATCAATTTTGATCCCGAATGA